CGGGCTGCTACCTTGAAAGACAAACCCAGTcttcccactgcctccctctTTGCACCGGGCTGCCCAGCCAGGGGCATGTGTCTCCATCAGACACAGCCAAGCTCTCCTGGGGGAAGAGCTCCAGCCCAGAGCCCCCTGGCAGTGCCTACCCATCTTGGGCCACGTCAGATCCTCCACAGCACAGCACAGCGCTGCGGGCTCTGACCTACAGCTTTGTGTTGAGGTGGAAGAGGTGGGGTGCTGCATAGCTTGCGGCAGGTGGCACATGCCACGCAGACGAGGCCGGGCAAAGTCTGTGGCGGAGGGCACTGTCGAAAGATGCTGGGGGGAAGTGCATCAGACCAGCGGCCATGGGTGAGGGGGCTGTAGTGGCCAGGAAGTGGGCTGGGAAGGCCGGGATGACCAGGGGGCTGAAGGGGAGGGTAGCTTGGCCCTTTAAGGGGTCGGAGGTGCTGGCAAAGTTCAGTGGGCAGCGCAGCATGGTGCCCCTGTAGGCCTCTGGGAGGgcaggccccagggctgggcccagcaGGCAGGAGACGGCCAAGCCAGGCCCCACAGACTTGGCCCCACACTCCTTGGCTTCGGCCTCCTTAAGAAAGGGAGACACTGCCCGCAGTTTTTTGCCACCATAGGCAAAGCCCTCTTCCTCGAGGCTGCGCTTGTTGCTGAGGCCTGGGCTGCTAGGGAAGGTGGGTAGGGCCACAGGGGTCTCGGCAGGGACCTTGGCCATGGGGGACACCCAGCAGGCTTTAGGCTTGGGGTAGAGGCTGCCCTTTCTGGAGCCGCCTTTGTGGAATGCAGAGGGGCGGTTGGCATCCCCGCCCCACACCAGCTGGGGTTCTTTGACCAGCAGCCCCTCTTCTTTGCCAGAGGGCCCCAATAGCAGCCCATCTTTAAGACTGGGGAAGAAGTCCCGGGGGTGCTGGCTGATGGGCTTCAGTACCTCAGTGGGGTAGGCGTGGAAACAGCCAGTG
This genomic interval from Equus quagga isolate Etosha38 chromosome 5, UCLA_HA_Equagga_1.0, whole genome shotgun sequence contains the following:
- the ARID5A gene encoding AT-rich interactive domain-containing protein 5A isoform X3 → MVTGRRLWKNVYDELGGSPGSTSAATCTRRHYERLVLPYVRHLKGEDDKPLPPSKPRKQYKMAKETRGDDGAAERPKKAKEEKREDQMMPGKTKTDAVDLVRLPSQEPLRDSTEQPGSASGPSLPFVGTSGCPEAYKRLLSSFYCKGTHGIMSPLAKKKLLAQVSKAEALQCQEEGCRHGAGGPNGEPQTSPALCPPESPQSPGGQAENSRHRLTPQEEMQAPGGSLREETPVGPRPAAPLFTGCFHAYPTEVLKPISQHPRDFFPSLKDGLLLGPSGKEEGLLVKEPQLVWGGDANRPSAFHKGGSRKGSLYPKPKACWVSPMAKVPAETPVALPTFPSSPGLSNKRSLEEEGFAYGGKKLRAVSPFLKEAEAKECGAKSVGPGLAVSCLLGPALGPALPEAYRGTMLRCPLNFASTSDPLKGQATLPFSPLVIPAFPAHFLATTAPSPMAAGLMHFPPASFDSALRHRLCPASSAWHVPPAASYAAPHLFHLNTKL